The DNA region AAGTTTAGAAAAAAATGCCATAGATTCCTTTATTACCGCAAAAGGCTTGAATATGTCTTCGGATCCCAATTATTCTGGTTTACGTTTTCAAGTTTTAGATTATGGCGATACTACTGCTAATCGAATATCAGCAACAACACCTTATGCAACGCTGACCTATAGAGGTACATTGTTAAATGATACTGCCTTTGCTACAACTTTGCAATCTAATGGAGCAGATTCTGTAAATATGGCCATCCTTGTACAATACAATTCAAACTTATATTTTAATACTGTTGTTGGATTCGGAGCTCCTTTAATGCGAATTGGTATGGGTGGGCATATTAAAATCGTTACTCCATCTGCTTATGCATATGGAAGTGCTGCTCAATATGACGCGAATGGCAAATTAGTTATCCCTGCAAATTCACCTCTATATTTTGATATTTATCTAAAAAGAGCAACATCCAATTAGATTTCCTCTAAAAAATAATAAAAAAAAGCAGGTTATTCACCTGCTTTTTTTTATTATTAGAATTCAATCTCAAATATTATCTTTGCGCCCACTAAAAATATATTATTTTAACCCCCTACTAATTATGCAATTAAAAGGATTAGTACGTTTTTTCACAGTAGCATTGATTGTTATATGTGTATACCAGTTATCATTTACCTGGATGGTACACAGCCATGAGAATGCGATGAACGAACGCGCCGCAGCATGGGTAAAGAGAAGTTTTCCTTCTGCTGACCAAAAATACGGCAATAACAAGGCTTTAGCTTCTGCTTACCAAGATTCATTGAAAGAATTCCAAAAAGTGGAACTACAACACTTATTGGACAGTACCAAAGACAGTAAAATTGGTTTATTTGGACTTACCACTTACCA from Rhizosphaericola mali includes:
- a CDS encoding FKBP-type peptidyl-prolyl cis-trans isomerase, with amino-acid sequence MRFKKLLAFSTLITSIGWYSCVKDNNDNTTNTTYQDPSLEKNAIDSFITAKGLNMSSDPNYSGLRFQVLDYGDTTANRISATTPYATLTYRGTLLNDTAFATTLQSNGADSVNMAILVQYNSNLYFNTVVGFGAPLMRIGMGGHIKIVTPSAYAYGSAAQYDANGKLVIPANSPLYFDIYLKRATSN